The following nucleotide sequence is from Sphaeramia orbicularis chromosome 24, fSphaOr1.1, whole genome shotgun sequence.
GGATGGAGTATTGCAGCTTCTCTCGACTCTTGTACCAAAGGCAGGAGCACATGGACTGGAAGTGGAGCACCTCGGCGTAAACGTTTCGTAGACCTCGACTCGCCGCTCCTCCCCCGCTCCCGGCGATTGCGCTCCCGCCACCGCATCCAGTTGGCGTGGAAGAGCTGGAAGCCGGGACTGCGGAGCAATGGATGTGTCCGCCCGCCTGACCGTTATGAGCCAGTAGAGCCCTCTGTTCGGCGTCTCGTTTCTCGTCTTCGGCGTTCATGGTCATGAACCGTAGCACTGCTAAGTTGAGGAAGGCTCCGATCACAGCCAGACCCGTCAGGATGTAAATGAAGCTGAAGGCAACGTACTCCGGTTTGGTCTGCAAAGCGTGCTCGCTCTGCAGGGCCACATAGTCCCCGAAGCCAATGGTGGTGAGAGTGATGAAGCAGTAGtagtaggcatgaaaaaaactccAGCCTTCAAAGTGCGAGAAGGCCAGCGCTCCCACGCATAACGTACTCATGCAGGATATGAACCCGATGGTCACCATGTTGACCATGGAGACCTCGGTGTGGGTCATGCCGATGCACTTTTTCAGTCGGTGGAGCAGGTACCTGACGAAGGTGTTGATCCGCTCACCCACACTCTGAAACATTACCAAGGTGAGAGGGATACCCAGGAGGGCGTAGAGCATGCAGAACACCTTCCCTCCATCTGTGCTAGGGGCTGCATGGCCATATCCTGAGGGAAAGAAAGGAGAAAGGCACAGGGTTACTGGGGCAGAACT
It contains:
- the kcnk3a gene encoding potassium channel subfamily K member 3a; this translates as MKRQNVRTLALIICTFTYLIVGAAIFDALESQKETTQRREMDLRKGELLRTFNLTHEDFDELEKVVLQLKPHKAGVQWKFAGSFYFAITVITTIGYGHAAPSTDGGKVFCMLYALLGIPLTLVMFQSVGERINTFVRYLLHRLKKCIGMTHTEVSMVNMVTIGFISCMSTLCVGALAFSHFEGWSFFHAYYYCFITLTTIGFGDYVALQSEHALQTKPEYVAFSFIYILTGLAVIGAFLNLAVLRFMTMNAEDEKRDAEQRALLAHNGQAGGHIHCSAVPASSSSTPTGCGGGSAIAGSGGGAASRGLRNVYAEVLHFQSMCSCLWYKSREKLQYSIPMIIPRDLSTSDTYMEQGEAFSNPLHSNGCVCCLQRHSGISSVSTGLHSINTYRRLNKRRSSI